The Tepidanaerobacter syntrophicus genome includes the window ATTCTGTAACAAAAAAATAATGGTCAAACCACCGGGGGTTATCTGATAATGAGTGTAACAATAGGAATAGCCGGAACTGCAAAAAATACCGGAAAAACAACAACTACAGCGGCGATATTGAACGAGCTTTATAATCAAAAAATAAGTGTCGGGCTAACTAGTATCGGATATGACGGCGAGGAAATTGACAACATTACGAGGCTGCCAAAGCCTCGCCTGTTCGTAAAGAAAGATACTGTTGTTGCTACTGCTAAAAAATGTCTCCAAGCAGGAAGCGCCGGCTATGACATACTAGAAGTCACTGACATCTTGACTCCCTTGGGAAAGGTATGCATTGTAAAAATTACCGCAGAGGGCATGGTGGTTATCGCAGGCCCAAACAAAGGCACCCAATTAAACTATATTAAATATAGAATGATAAATGATTTAAAATGTGAAGTTGTGCTAGTTGACGGGGCATTAAATCGGCTGGCCCCAATGACCGAAACCGACGGTATCATTATTGCAACCGGCGCTTCACGAACCACTAATATTGACGATCTGGTTGATGAAACAAAAGCACTTGCGGAATTATTTAATCTACCTGCTGTATCCAAAGACGAGAGCAAATATCTTTCAAACTTAGACAAAATAGCTCTTATCTTCGACTTTAACAAAGAGCCTGTTCTATTGAAGTATGGTTCGCTTTTTGACAGTAAAATAGCAAGAGATATCTGCAAAAAAACAAAAGAAGAAAACAGAACCGTAAAAATAATTTTTGTACCTGCGCTGATATCGGAAGCAGCTTTAAAAAATCTAAATAAATGTATGTCAGAATCGTGGAATGGCAAAGGTTTAATATTAAAAGATTCTATAAAACTTATAATTGGCGGAAATCCGGAATCCATATTAATGGAAATAAACAAAATAGAAGCTGAGGGCGGAAACGTCAAAATATTAAAAACTATACCATTGCTAGCTATAACAGTAAATCCCTTTTATCCTAAATATTATTCGGCAAGCTGCACCTATGAAGCTGACTATATAAATAGGGAAAAGCTTTTAAAAAGTATGAGGGCATGTATTAATGTTCCTGTAATTGACATAGAATCAGACGGGCCACTGCCCTTGCTTGAAAATATAATAAGCCGCATTTAAGTTAAAAAGTTTAATTCAGCACAGGGAGGATAAATTATGGAAACTGTATCAATTATAGGCGTAGGTCGTATGGGCAGCCTTTTAGCTCATAAAATATCTTATGATTATAATTTAATTTTAATTGACAAAGACTTGAGAAAGTGCGGACTGTTAGCGCAAGAAATAGGCGCTCTAGCAACCGGAGAATATTCAATGCTAAAGCTTTCGGATTATATAATCACAGCTCTTCCTGCTAGTATAATACCGAATGTTTTAGAGGACATCAAGCCTTATCTTTCCGAAAATCAAATACTAATAAACATTTCTACCGATACAGAAAAGGATACCTTTAAACCAATACAAGGATTATGTAAACTTGCATCTGCAAAAATAATAGGTCATGCATTAAACATAGCTACAACAGGTGAACTGCCCTTGGTCTTAATAGATGCAGATGACGAGAATGTGCGCCAAAAAACCGCGGAAATTTTTGCGCACCTTGGATGCACTTGCTACGGAAGTGAGAAAACAGTAAAACTAATCAACAATATCGCAAGCGAAGAAGGAATAAAGGCCGCACTAACTATCGAAGCGCGCCTTAAAGAATTAAACATTCCTCCTGAATATATAAGTTTTGCAATAAGAAACGTAGCTTGTGGAACGATGAACGCGTATGCATTAGGGGAAGCCGGTCCTTTTGTCCAAAAAATTATAGAAAAGCTTAAATAAACTACTCCCGACACTATCCTTAGTAAATACCGAAAGAAGTGATTGTTGATTTTAATCATTTCTTTCGGTATTCTAAATGTACATACATTATTTACAAAGGAGCTGTCATCTATTGCAAGTCAGGCTGCAAAAATATTTATCACAGGCAGGGATTGCCTCAAGAAGAGCGTGCGAAAAGTTAATTCTAGACGGCAGAGTAACTGTTAACGGAAAAATTATAAGAGAACTTGGGACAAAAATCGATCCCGAAGTCGATAAAGTCAGGGTAGATGGAAAAGCATGCCGTCTCGAAAGTAGATTTATCTATATTGCTATGAACAAGCCTGAGGGAGTGATTACTACTGTAAAAGATACCCATGGCAGGCCCACTATTCTCGATTTGCTGCCAAAATTTCCCGAAAGGATTTTTCCGGTAGGTCGCTTAGACAAGGATACAAAGGGTTTGATACTGCTTACAAATGATGGTCAAGCAGCATATAAAATTACTCATCCAAAATTTAATATAACAAAGACATACATTGCTCGTATTAAAGGCATTATCGATAATAAAAAAGTTACCACATTGGAAAAGGGCATTAAATTGGAGGATGGAATTACAGCCCCGGCAAAAATTGATATATTAGATGTTTCAAGAGATTCAACTATTGTAAAAATAAAAATACACGAAGGTAAAAAGCGGCAAATAAGACGCATGTTCGAATCAGTAGGGCATCCGGTGTTAGAGCTTACAAGAACGCATATTGGTAATATATCGCTTTGCGGCCTGCAGCCCGGAAAGTGGCGATATTTATCTCAAGATGAGATAAATTATATTAAAAATTTATAGAAGGGCAAGGTGAGATTTTTGATTATAATTAGAAAAGCCTTACCAAGCGAGATAGGTCTTATTCAGAATAGGTTAATCCATGATGCCAAAGAGTCAAATGTTCAGCTCTTAAAGGTAGACGATATTGAAGATGCAATGATTATTGAAGTAGATGATTTAATCGCAGGTTATGGTATACTGGACATATACGGTGATAAAGCACTTCTAAGATTTGTCTATATTTTTCCGGAACATCGGGGCGACGGTTTAGGTGACGGCCTTGTAAGAGCATTGATAAATTATGCTGACAGGAGGGGTGTTAAGAAAATTTACCTTTGCGGCAGTGAAGATACAGATTATTTTACGCGTTTTGGTTTTAAGCACGTATGCTGTACTAAATCTGATTGCCCCATAAACAATAATATTGATTTTAAAACAGCAGCTAATTGCTGTACAATGGAACTGGATGTAGAGGAATTTTTTAATACGCCTCAATGCCGTTTTTAATGAAAAGAAATTATTTGAGTATTGTTTTTTTATTTGATATAATTTTTTCAATAGAAACTCGTAACGTATAATGCTATCAAAGGAGTGAAAAGTTTGGAGCTTTGGTTTTCTGAATATCAGACAAAAAATGTAAAACTTTCTTTTAGAGTGAAAGATTTAGTTTATACCAAACAAAGTAAATATCAATATATATCTGTTTTTGATACTGAGGATTTTGGAAGGGTATTAATGCTTGATGATACTGTAATGCTTACAACCAGAGATGAGTTTATGTATCATGAAATGATTTCTCACGTTCCACTTTTAACACATCAAAATGCGTCTAAAGTCTTGGTTATAGGCGGAGGAGACGGCGGCACCGTAAGGGAAGTTTTAAAACACCCGGTAAAAGAGGTGCACCTTGTGGAAATAGATGAAGAGGTTGTTGAAACTTCAAAAAAATATTTTCCCACTATAAGCTGCGGATTATCCGATGAAAGAGTGAAAATCTTTTATGAGGACGGTATCGAATTTGTTAAAAACCACAAAGGCTACGATATTGTTATTATAGATTCCACCGATCCGGTAGGTCCTGCCGTAGGCCTATTTTCGGCGCAATTTTATAAAGATGTCTCCAATGCTTTAAGCGAAGATGGAATTATGGCTGCTCAAACAGAAACGCCGGTCTTGTTTCCTGAACTTGTTAAAAGGATTTATGACGGAATATCTTCGGCTTTTACCTTTACAAACCCATATACAGCAGTGGTGCCCACATATCCCGGAGCATTTTGGACGTTTACAATGGGCTCTAAGAGCATAGATCCTTTATCTAGAGAGATTATTCCCGAAACAAATTTTGATACAAAATATTATAATCCTAAACTTCACAAAGCGTACTTTACATTACCACCGTTTTTAGAAGATATAATTTTACCTGTCGAGGAGTGAGCCATATTTTGAAAGAACTAGATTTCGTATCCGGACATAATGGGTTTTTAGGGGCAAAAGAAGACTATGATAGAGCAAAAATAGTAATTATAGGCGCTCCTATGGACTTTACGGTAAGTTTTAGGCCAGGGACAAGATTTGGACCGGAAAGAATACGAAGTGTTTCTTACGGCCTTGAAACTTATAGTGTTTATGCCGATGATGCCCTGGATGATAAAAGCTTTTGCGATATAGGAGATATTGAGCTGCCCTTTGGTAATGTCAAAAAGAGCCTAGATATGATAGAAGAAGCTGCAAATAAAATATTAAACGATGGAAAGATCCCGTTTTTTTTGGGAGGAGAGCACCTTGTAACTTATCCGATAGTCAAAAAAGTCGCAGAAAAATATCCTGATCTTGTAGTCCTGCACTTTGATGCTCACGCAGACTTAAGGGATACTTTTTTCGGCGAGAAGTTATCTCATGCCACTGTTTTACGCAGAGTATCTGAACAAGTCAAAAATAAGCATATTTTTCAATTTGGCATAAGATCAGGTGTAAAGGAAGAATTTTTGTATGCCCAGCAGCATACAAACATGTATCCGTTAGAAGTTAAAACTCCATTTCTACAGGTTTTAGATTCCTTAAAAGGAAAGCCGGTATATATAACTCTTGATATAGATGCGGTAGATCCTGCGTTTGCCCCCGGAACAGGAACACCCGAACCCGGCGGGTGCACTTCTTGCGATATCCTTGAAGTAGTTGCAAGTTTTGGCAAATTAAATGTAGTAGGAATTGACTTGGTAGAAGTTTCTCCTGCCAGCGATCTATCTGATAGAACAGCGCTTTTAGCGGCAAAAATAGTAAGAGAAACAATAATAGGTATAGGATAAAGATCTATGAAGTCTTCTGAACAGATACTTAAAGTTGAAAATCTTGGTTTTAAATACAATGAAAAAGAAATCCTCAAAGACATATGCTTTACTTTGGAAGTTGGCGATTTCGTAGGTATTTTAGGCCCAAACGGCTGCGGTAAAACAACCTTGCTTAAAAATATTAACCGCTGGTTAAAGCCTGATACAGGAAATATATATGTTAATGGGGAAAGTATCTATAGAGTAACAATTAAGGATTTGGCAAAGCGAGTAGCTACCGTTCCTCAAGACACTTATTTGGATGTAGCTTTTACAGTTGAGCAAATAGTGCTAATGGGAAGGAATCCCCATCTAAAAAATTTTGAATCAGAGCAAAAAGAAGATATAGCTATCGTAGAAGATGCCATGAAGTCCATGGACATATTGCACCTAAGAGATAAGCCTGTACATCAATTAAGCGGCGGTGAAAGGCAAAGAGTTCTGATTGCAAGAGCACTTGCCCAGCAGCCATCTCTTCTGCTTTTAGACGAACCTACATCCCATCTTGATATTAACTATCAATGGGAATTATTAGGCCTTTTAAAGGATTTATGCCTCAAAAAGAGTTTGACGATATTAGTTGTGCTCCATGATATAAATTTGGCGTCAATGTTTTGCAACAAGATAATTTTGCTAAAGGATCATAAGATATTTAAAATGGGAGATTTAAATGAAGTCCTAAATGAAGACAATATTAAAGCAGTCTTTGACATGGATGTAAGAGTTGTTACTCCTAAAGGCAATCCTAAACCTGTAGTTATTTTTTTGAATACGTCAGATGAGAATGAGGCGATATTTGCAAAAAAACCTAAGCCTTTTCATAAGCTTCATGTAATATGCGGCGGAGGAGAAGGCGAGGAATTACTGAGTTATCTGGGACAACGTGGGTATGAAGTATCCGTAGGAGTTCTAAATAAAGGAGATAGTGATTGGGAAACAGCTCGCCGCTTAGGCTTTGATATTGTTGAGGAGATACCTTTTTCACCAATAAGCGATGAAAATGCGGCAAAAAACATCTCTTATATAGAGAAAGCCGATGCGGTGATTTTAGCAAATATTCCCTTCGGTCTAGGCAATTTAAAAAATATTATGTGTCTTGAAGGCTTCATAGGTCGAAAAGATATTTACATTTTAGAAGAAAACGATATAAACGAAAGAGATTACACCAATGGAGCAGCAGTCAAGATTTACAACAAAATCAAAGACAAAGCAGTTGTTTTTAAATCAATGCAGGAGCTTAAAGAAATAATATAAAACGATAATAATTGGAGGCCTGCAGATGGTGAAAGTAAAATTGGGCGAAGATATAATTCAAAGCAAGATACGTTTTAAGGTCAGATTTGACTTTAAGGCGGACAATAAGCCGCGAAAGTTTTTCTTTGGCGGCAAATCCTTAGAGCAGGCAGCCCAAGACGCTAGAGAAGAACAAATAGCATTACTAAAAAACATACCGGTTCAAGGGGTTTATTTTTTAGATTATGATATATCGCTAGAACCTTATGTCATATATGATGATTTATTAGGTGAGAAAGTGGCTTATGCTCCTGCAGAAATCACATTAAACGCCGATTCTATTGAAGATATAATACGCTTTGTGATGCGAGAAGAATTCAGAAAGCTTGAGATTTTAGAACCTCCTCAAATGCTTATTACTAGTAATGATTTAGAGAAGATACTCTTTAAGATGAATGAAGAACTTAGAAATCGTTTGATGATTTTAGATAGAAAAATAAAGCGATAAGGTAATGAGATGATTTTATGAGCAGAACAATAGTTGCAGTCATTGGCGGCGGAGCAGCAGGCTTAATGGCCTCTTTACAGGCCGCCCTTTATGGTGCAGATGTCTACCTATTTGAAAAAAACCCAAATCTTGGAAGAAAAATATTAATTTCAGGTAAGGGCAGATGTAATTTTACCAATGAGAAAATGATGGAAAATTTTCTGGAGTGCTTTCCCGGCAATGGTAAATTTCTTTTTAGTTCCCTTTCTGCTTTTTCAAATACTGATTTAGTAACTTTTTTCGAAAAAATAGGTGTAAAATCGAAAGTAGAACGGGGAGGCAGAATATTTCCAAAGTCCGATAAATCATCAGATATCGTACAAGCGCTTCAAAAAGCAGTTTTAGAAGCCGGTGTTCATATTTGTTATAAAACCTGTGTCAAAGATTTAATCATCAAAAATAACCAAATTAAAGGTATAATAATTAACGATAAAAAAGAGTTTTACTGTGACAGCGTTATAATAGCAACAGGTGGCATGTCTTATCCTGCTACGGGCTCTACGGGAGATGGCTATAAATTTGCAAAAAAGGCAGGTCACAGTATTGTAGAGCTTAAACCTTCCCTTGTGCCCCTTATAACTAAAGAAAAATGGGTAAAGGACCTTCAGGGCCTTAGCCTGAAAAACGTTTCTGCAACAGTCTATGTCAGCGGAAAAAAAGTTGCGTCAGAATTTGGAGAAATGCTTTTTACTCATTTTGGCATTTCAGGCCCGATAATTTTAACCTTAAGTAGATATGTTGTAGATAATTTAGAAAATACTCCAATAGTGTCTATAGACTTAAAACCTGCCCTTAGTGAGGAGGAACTTGACGAAAGACTTCTTAGGGATTTTGAACGATATAAAAATAAATTGTTTAAGAACTCTCTTAATGATTTACTTCCGAAAAAATTGATTCCCGTATTTATAAATTATTCGGAGATAGATCCTGAAAAACCGGTAAATCAGCTTACTCAAGGCG containing:
- a CDS encoding NAD(P)/FAD-dependent oxidoreductase, producing the protein MSRTIVAVIGGGAAGLMASLQAALYGADVYLFEKNPNLGRKILISGKGRCNFTNEKMMENFLECFPGNGKFLFSSLSAFSNTDLVTFFEKIGVKSKVERGGRIFPKSDKSSDIVQALQKAVLEAGVHICYKTCVKDLIIKNNQIKGIIINDKKEFYCDSVIIATGGMSYPATGSTGDGYKFAKKAGHSIVELKPSLVPLITKEKWVKDLQGLSLKNVSATVYVSGKKVASEFGEMLFTHFGISGPIILTLSRYVVDNLENTPIVSIDLKPALSEEELDERLLRDFERYKNKLFKNSLNDLLPKKLIPVFINYSEIDPEKPVNQLTQGERVKIRQSLKNFAVTVVGCREKEAIVTRGGVCVKEINPKTMESKLIKGLFFAGEVIDVDGVTGGYNLQAAFSTGFVAGKSSASP
- a CDS encoding pseudouridine synthase, coding for MYIHYLQRSCHLLQVRLQKYLSQAGIASRRACEKLILDGRVTVNGKIIRELGTKIDPEVDKVRVDGKACRLESRFIYIAMNKPEGVITTVKDTHGRPTILDLLPKFPERIFPVGRLDKDTKGLILLTNDGQAAYKITHPKFNITKTYIARIKGIIDNKKVTTLEKGIKLEDGITAPAKIDILDVSRDSTIVKIKIHEGKKRQIRRMFESVGHPVLELTRTHIGNISLCGLQPGKWRYLSQDEINYIKNL
- a CDS encoding NAD(P)-binding domain-containing protein, with translation METVSIIGVGRMGSLLAHKISYDYNLILIDKDLRKCGLLAQEIGALATGEYSMLKLSDYIITALPASIIPNVLEDIKPYLSENQILINISTDTEKDTFKPIQGLCKLASAKIIGHALNIATTGELPLVLIDADDENVRQKTAEIFAHLGCTCYGSEKTVKLINNIASEEGIKAALTIEARLKELNIPPEYISFAIRNVACGTMNAYALGEAGPFVQKIIEKLK
- the speB gene encoding agmatinase, translated to MKELDFVSGHNGFLGAKEDYDRAKIVIIGAPMDFTVSFRPGTRFGPERIRSVSYGLETYSVYADDALDDKSFCDIGDIELPFGNVKKSLDMIEEAANKILNDGKIPFFLGGEHLVTYPIVKKVAEKYPDLVVLHFDAHADLRDTFFGEKLSHATVLRRVSEQVKNKHIFQFGIRSGVKEEFLYAQQHTNMYPLEVKTPFLQVLDSLKGKPVYITLDIDAVDPAFAPGTGTPEPGGCTSCDILEVVASFGKLNVVGIDLVEVSPASDLSDRTALLAAKIVRETIIGIG
- the speE gene encoding polyamine aminopropyltransferase, encoding MELWFSEYQTKNVKLSFRVKDLVYTKQSKYQYISVFDTEDFGRVLMLDDTVMLTTRDEFMYHEMISHVPLLTHQNASKVLVIGGGDGGTVREVLKHPVKEVHLVEIDEEVVETSKKYFPTISCGLSDERVKIFYEDGIEFVKNHKGYDIVIIDSTDPVGPAVGLFSAQFYKDVSNALSEDGIMAAQTETPVLFPELVKRIYDGISSAFTFTNPYTAVVPTYPGAFWTFTMGSKSIDPLSREIIPETNFDTKYYNPKLHKAYFTLPPFLEDIILPVEE
- a CDS encoding ABC transporter ATP-binding protein; translated protein: MKSSEQILKVENLGFKYNEKEILKDICFTLEVGDFVGILGPNGCGKTTLLKNINRWLKPDTGNIYVNGESIYRVTIKDLAKRVATVPQDTYLDVAFTVEQIVLMGRNPHLKNFESEQKEDIAIVEDAMKSMDILHLRDKPVHQLSGGERQRVLIARALAQQPSLLLLDEPTSHLDINYQWELLGLLKDLCLKKSLTILVVLHDINLASMFCNKIILLKDHKIFKMGDLNEVLNEDNIKAVFDMDVRVVTPKGNPKPVVIFLNTSDENEAIFAKKPKPFHKLHVICGGGEGEELLSYLGQRGYEVSVGVLNKGDSDWETARRLGFDIVEEIPFSPISDENAAKNISYIEKADAVILANIPFGLGNLKNIMCLEGFIGRKDIYILEENDINERDYTNGAAVKIYNKIKDKAVVFKSMQELKEII
- a CDS encoding GNAT family N-acetyltransferase encodes the protein MRFLIIIRKALPSEIGLIQNRLIHDAKESNVQLLKVDDIEDAMIIEVDDLIAGYGILDIYGDKALLRFVYIFPEHRGDGLGDGLVRALINYADRRGVKKIYLCGSEDTDYFTRFGFKHVCCTKSDCPINNNIDFKTAANCCTMELDVEEFFNTPQCRF